A single Cryptococcus neoformans var. grubii H99 chromosome 7, complete sequence DNA region contains:
- a CDS encoding GTPase activating protein: protein MEQYKDDYVDGKHPEDDSYSFGSRQYSLDVPQSSQPQKPPSPVKPPLTHNSSSTSSNPTTSSQYDHYSAESTSALSAQSIQPTQSAQSSAPTATIRASTANERRMSVGLGTPGGLAVMGGAGQRTDEAVPVGFDEGILRGLCEMDCALPLLADRIKQSIASCKQVATFFRSRAEIEEKYARSLIELTRTTGDIYSRADCKAGTFVAAYNSSLKVQDQISQNRLRFAQRLYEMSEELQSLAREGEKARKTHKETGVRYQLIIQDAESVVEKSKSRLDSIIDDLDRVLAAKEGEALKDVRSGGAYNTVGGPAYGGAPSSNMNLHNGGGKSKLGKAMKTGGLLFKGKGAGSLQKQEDDSRAKMDQANETFTKAVAESMQLRKEYFNYQLPRILRILKETADELDMGTQYHLTRYAFLYETMTVGDGTVLNSLGSPEEGSGLKAIFENIDNRTDFKSYMQNYAVAKGTPRGPRREGPYDQGYQKVLPAHVQRSNDALATSIISPQHASPQPQPSPQGPQSYNYTASPQSSIQSQLHASSQPSSQNFHYPNSSITSTGTANTNNTLPSIPQQSNAGAGMTGQSSLTCFSHEGWVPPGIPASTGATFGVDLGEQLLRDGAVVPKIVEKCTQAIEMYGLESVGVYRLSGTTSRVQALKAALDKDVDAVDILSDEWSADINVVCGALKLWFRELPEPLLTYGLYNAFIEAARYDNDRLRHIRLHEQVNELPDPNYATLKFFMGHLDRIRRKESINQMSVSNLSIVFGPTLLGAPPEEGGLNLEHMSFQCKAIETILDKYHEIFVEEEDDGEQQS, encoded by the exons ATGGAACAGTACAAAGACGATTACGTGGACGGGAAGCACCCAGAAGATGACTCGTACAGCTTCGGCTCAAGGCAATATT CCCTAGATGTACCTCAGTCCTCCCAGCCACAAAAGCCTCCTTCCCCAGTCAAGCCACCGCTGACACACAATTCCTCTTCTacttcttcaaatcctACCACCAGCTCCCAGTACGACCATTACAGCGCAGAATCGACGTCAGCATTGTCAGCCCAGTCAATACAGCCAACTCAGTCAGCTCAATCCAGTGCCCCGACTGCTACCATTCGCGCTTCAACTGcaaacgaaagaagaatgtcTGTGGGCCTTGGCACTCCCGGTGGACTTGCAGTAATGGGGGGTGCGGGACAAAGAACGGATGAAGCTGTACCTGTAGGGTTCGATGAAGGCATTCTCAGAGGATTGTGTGAGATGGAC TGCGCTTTACCACTTCTTGCAGACAGAATAAAACAATCCATCGCATCTTGCAAA CAAGTTGCTACCTTCTTTCGGTCCCGGGCTGAAATTGAAGAAAAGTATGCTCGCTCATTAATTGAGCTTACCCGGACTACTGGTGATATCTACTCTCGGGCGGATTGCAAGGCTGG GACCTTTGTTGCGGCCTACAACAGCTCTCTAAAAGTTCAGGATCAAATCTCCCAGAACAGGCTTCGATTTGCCCAACGGCTATATGAGATGAGTGAAGAGCTTCAAAGTCTCGCACGAGAAGGTGAAAAGGCTCGTAAAACA CACAAAGAAACTGGGGTTCGCTATCAGCTCATTATACAGGATGCCGAATCCGTTGTCGAGAAATCAAAATCCAGGCTAGACTCCATTATCGATGATCTGGATCGTGTACTCGCGGCAAAGGAGGGTGAAGCCTTGAAGGACGTTCGCAGCGGAGGTGCATACAACACAGTTGGTGGGCCCGCTTATGGTGGTGCACCTTCATCCAACATGAACTTGCACAATGGCGGCGGGAAAAGCAAGTTGGGTAAGGCGATGAAGACAGGAGGATTACTGTtcaagggaaaaggagcgGGCTCGTTGCAAAAGCAGGAGGATGATAGTAGGGCAAAGATGGATCAGGCGAATGAGACTTTCACAAAAGCTGTTGCGGAGAGTATGCAATTAAGGAAAGAGTATTTCAACTACCAGCTTCCAAGGATTTTACGA ATACTGAAAGAGACTGCTGATGAGTTGGACATGGGGACACAATATCATCTCACAAGATATGCGTTCTTGTACGAGACTATGACCGTGGGCGATGGAACGGTGCTCAACTCGTTGGGATCTCCGGAAGAAG GATCTGGCCTCAAGGCAATCTTTGAGAACATTGACAACAGGACAGACTTCAAGTCCTACATGCAAAATTATGCTGTCGCCAAAGGCACACCTCGCGGACCTCGTCGAGAAGGACCTTATGACCAAGGCTAT CAAAAGGTACTGCCAGCTCATGTCCAACGGAGCAACGACGCCCTCGCCACATCTATTATCTCCCCTCAGCACGCCTCTCCTCAACCACAACCGTCGCCTCAGGGCCCTCAATCTTACAATTACACAGCCTCTCCCCAATCCTCTATACAGTCGCAACTGCACGCTTCTTCTCAGCCATCTTCACAAAATTTCCATTACCCCAACTCATCCATTACATCCACAGGTACTGCAAACACCAATAATACGCTTCCTTCAATCCCTCAACAATCCAATGCAGGTGCTGGTATGACTGGCCAGTCTAGCCTCACATGCTTTTCCCATGAAGGCTGGGTCCCACCAGGTATCCCCGCTTCTACCGGTGCAACTTTTGGAGTTGATCTCGGCGAACAGCTGTTGCGAGATGGCGCGGTTGTTCCAAAGATTGTTGAAAAGTGTACGCAAGCAATTGAGATGTACGGACTCGAGTCAGTTGGTGTGTATAGGTTGTCAGGAACAACTAGTAGGGTACAGGCTTTGAAAGCTGCCCTTGACAAAG ATGTGGACGCCGTGGATATCCTGTCCGATGAATGGTCTGCTGATATCAACGTGGTCTGCGGTGCTTTGAAACTGTGGTTCCGAGAATTGCCGGAACCGTTGTTGACCTATGGTTTATACAATGCCTTCATAGAGGCTGCTC GGTACGATAACGATAGATTAAGACATATTCGGCTTCACGAGCAGGTCAATGAGTTGCCTGATCCAAACTACGCTACTCTTAAATTCTTCATGGGACATCTCGACCG AATACGGAGAAAGGAATCTATCAATCAGATGTCTGTTTCCAACTTGAGTATTGTGTTTGGTCCAACATTACTCGGAGCACcgccagaagaaggaggtttGAACCTGGAGCATATGAGTTTTCAGTGCAAA GCTATCGAGACGATCCTGGACAAGTACCATGAGATCtttgttgaagaggaagatgatggggaGCAGCAAAGTTGA
- a CDS encoding endoribonuclease yields MPAEYVLTNDAPPPLPGIYTQAVRAGNYVYTSGSVGMTKEGNMVEGTVQDRTRQVIQNLEAVLKGANMSLSNVVKANIYLSNLSRDFVAVNEVWKDIMPEPKPARTCIGVAELPAGGTDVEIEFVAYDG; encoded by the exons ATGCCCGCCGAATACGTCTTGACAAACGATGCTCCCCCTCCCTTGCCAGGAATT TACACTCAAGCTGTAAGGGCAGGCAATTACGTTTACACAAGCGGGTCAGTTGGCATGACCAAGGAAGGCAATATGGTCGAAGGGACT GTTCAAGACCGAACACGGCAGGTCATCCAA AACCTTGAAGCCGTACTCAAAGGCGCCAATATGAGCCTCTCCAACGTTGTTAAGGCCAATATCTACCTCTCTAACCTATCCAGAGACTTCGTAGCAGTCAACGAG GTCTGGAAAGATATCATGCCCGAACCTAAGCCCGCCCGTACTTGCATTGGAGTTGCTGAGCTGCCCGCCGGTGGTACCGATGTGGAAATTGAGTTCGTTGCCTACGATGGATAG
- a CDS encoding allantoate transporter, whose amino-acid sequence MSQDYKTDEKEAISHLEHVATQKEDLEDGHKRRKANNQLDEAAKILEERGEIEYTIEDSKRVLRKIDIFVCIPMCMVYMLQQLDKMTISQAAVFNLQEEANLQGSEYSWLTSCVYVAQLIFQPLSSYALVIFPVKYWVMFNFISWSIVTICTTAATNFTGLLIARILLGAFEATILPSFVFITQMWWTRREQSYRTVAWQIANSCAAIFGPLLAFGVGHVSSGIKPYQGIFLCMGAISLACSPIVWWLLPNSPTTARFLRKGDDRHIALDRLRENQMGTKSSKWKWNQVWETYRDPKTYMWAAMYFCTATPSGGIGAFNGLILKGFNFSSFETTLMSIPTGAIGIVTLLIGIWLTNRYKTRWAVLVVITLFPIGGIAAMCNVSRDNTGGLMASFYIAYALAGIQPLLYSWAGLNAAGTTKRVVVFATMFVFQCAGNIVGPQLYLKKEEPYYHTGLYSNLGFYAALVVLMVSMSFYLRYLNKRQAKRRAALGLPEELEDMSIMTTEEAQRYKVKLAQQMKEHGLDEAKLYENAFDDMTDMENPAFIYVL is encoded by the exons ATGTCGCAGGATTACAAAACGGACGAAAAAGAGGCGATTTCGCATTTAGAACATGTGGCTACCCAAAAGGAAGATCTAGAGGATGGACACAAGAGGCGAAAAGCCAACAACCAACTCGATGAGGCAGCCAAAATCTTAGAGGAGAGGGGCGAGATAGAATACACCATAGAGGACAGCAAAAGGGTGCTTCGTAAGATCGACATTTTTGTGTGCATC CCTATGTGCATG GTTTACATGTTGCAGCAGTTGGACAAAATGACTATTAGCCAGGCTGCAGTTTTTAACCTACAAGAGGAGGCCAACCTTCAGGGTAGCGAATATTCATGGCTTACTTCATGTGTCTACGTGGCGCAACTCATATTTCAACCTTTATCTTCCTATGCACTGGTGATCTTCCCAG TAAAATATTGGGTCATGTTCAACTTCATCTCATGGTCTATCGTAACCATATGTACCACCGCCGCAACCAACTTTACCGGTTTGCTCATTGCTCGTATTCTTCTGGGGGCCTTTGAGGCGACCATCTTGCCGTCATTCGTTTTCATCA CGCAAATGTGGTGGACTCGACGAGAACAGTCTTACAGGACCGTCGCCTGGCAAATTGCAAATTCATGTGCCGCCATCTTCGGCCCTTTGCTGGCCTTTGGTGTCGGTCACGTCAGTTCTGGTATCAAACCCTATCAAGGAATCTTCCTGTGTATGGGTGCCATTTCGCTTGCATGTTCACCTATT GTGTGgtggcttcttcccaacTCCCCCACTACTGCTCGTTTCCTTCGTAAAGGGGATGACCGCCATATTGCCTTGGACCGCCTTCGAGAGAATCAAATGGGTACCAAATCTTCAAAGTGGAAATGGAACCAGGTGTGGGAGACTTATCGGGATCCCAAGACCTACATGTGGGCTGCCATGTATTTTTGCACTGCTACTCCCTCCGGAGGAATTGGAGCGTTCAACGGGTTAATCCTCAAAGGATTTAACTTCAGCTCTTTTGAG ACGACATTGATGTCTATTCCAACTGGGGCTATTGGCATTGTCACCCTTCTCATCGGTATCTGGCTCACAAACCGATACAAGACGCGTTGGGCCGTCTTGGTGGTTATCACCCTTTTCCCTATCGGTGGTATCGCAGCGATGTGCAATGTGTCTAGAGATAATACCGGGGGTCTGATGGCGTCCTTTTACATTGCATACGCTCTTGCCGGTATTC AACCTTTGTTGTACAGTTGGGCTGGTCTGAACGCAGCGGGAACGACTAAACGTGTTGTTGTCTTTGCAACGATGTTTGTCTTCCAATGCGCTGGCAAT ATTGTAGGACCACAATTATActtgaagaaagaagagcctTACTACCACACTGGGCTTTACTCAAATCTTGGATTCTACGCCGCTCTGGTTGTTCTCATGGTCTCCATGTCATTCTACCTGCGATATCTCAACAAGCGTCAAGCCAAACGCCGTGCGGCTCTTGGTCTCCCAGAGGAACTGGAAGACATGTCAATCATGACTACTGAGGAGGCGCAACGATACAAAGTCAAGTTAGCTCAGCAGATGAAGGAGCATGGCTTGGATGAGGCGAAGCTGTATGAGAACGCATTTGACGATATGACAGATATGGA GAATCCGGCGTTCATCTATGTATTGTAG
- a CDS encoding alpha 1,6-mannosyltransferase, protein MSFLKWFNPRSNKYSSLPISNPSCVHLSPELFQNSLAKRKKLLQIGLGTVFSILLLGAIIRQSALPRSLTTAQKDYGWQDGVPGMAGDVSANPNQETPTEAGGETELEREKLGWTEAMGWKSGSDKGLADLGEIAEQRYILNVDAGENGTREYFRRLYDFAVTLPMRLHSPFLSSLHDHLPPAYIDALPNYPNSQPYLPSMVSYKYIHMTDKTFNPQNKFIQSWEETNSKDGWQINFLDDQQAQGWVENNFKRSDVEWAWNFMHRGVLKADFLRYLLPLVHGGVYSDVDTRPIRPIEQWDQLNTEYLDLTATDGPSWKTALSTHPAVVVAVDVDVHAKQGWERYWPRPLGICQWTLSSAPNHPIFLDAVRRVVNASHVVQAWEEQRDEKITRLEREQPWGWSREVNRLQKLGRNEAMNVMEWTGPGLFTDSVLAFLLSRYNVTWHRLRGLEHPLRIGDVLILPITAFSPGGEKDFRAKGPDSPQANVLHNFRGSWKSDGA, encoded by the exons ATGTCTTTTCTCAAATGGTTCAATCCTCGCAGCAACAAATACTCTTCGCTCCCGATTTCCAATCCGAGCTGCGTGCATCTCAGTCCGGAACTATTCCAGAACTCACTTGCCAAACGGAAAAAGCTACTGCAAATTGGTCTTGGTACAGTATTTAGCATCTTGCTCCTTGGCGCTATCATCAGACAGAGTGCCCTTCCGCGGTCGCTGACCACAGCACAAAAAGACTATGGCTGGCAAGATGGTGTACCAGGGATGGCAGGAGACGTGTCAGCAAACCCTAACCAGGAAACTCCTACAGAGGCTGGTGGAGAAACAGAGCTAGAACGCGAGAAACTCGGATGGACAGAGGCCATGGGTTGGAAATCGGGCAGCGATAAAGGATTGGCGGATCTTGGAGAGATAGCCGAACAAAGGTATATATTGAATGTTGATGCAGGAGAAAATGGTACACGAGA ATATTTCCGCCGTCTGTATGATTTTGCAGTCACGCTTCCAATGCGTCTTCATTCGCCCTTTCTGTCCTCACTTCACGACCATCTACCGCCAGCATATATCGATGCTCTACCTAATTACCCCAACAGTCAGCCTTATTTGCCATCGATGGTGTCTTATAAATACATTCATATGACTGATAAGACATTCAATCCTCAAAACAAATTTATACAGTCGTGGGAAGAGACAAACAGCAAAGACGGATGGCAAATCAATTTTTTGGACGATCAACAAGCGCAGGGTTGGGTGGAAAACAACTTCAAGCGAAGTGACGTTGAATGGGCTTGGAACTTCATGCACCGGGGGGTACTGAAAGCAGATTTTTTGAGATATTTACTTCCCCTAGTCCACGGTGGCGTATATTCTGATGTAGAC ACTCGCCCCATTCGACCGATCGAGCAATGGGATCAACTCAACACAGAATATCTTGACCTTACTGCAACGGACGGTCCGTCTTGGAAAACTGCCCTCTCTACACATCCCGCTGTAGTTGTCGCCGTCGACGTCGATGTTCACGCTAAGCAGGGTTGGGAGCGTTACTGGCCTCGGCCGCTTGGAATTTGCCAGTGGACATTATCCTCTGCACCAAACCACCCTATCTTCCTTGATGCGGTTAGAAGGGTGGTAAATGCGTCGCACGTGGTACAGGCGTGGGAGGAGCAGAGGGACGAAAAGATCACCAGACTTGAAAGAGAGCAACCCTGGGGATGGTCCCGAGAGGTGAACCGTTTGCAGAAGCTGGGGCGGAACGAAGCGATGAATGTGATGGAATGGACTGGACCAGGGTTATTCACTGATTCTGTTTTGGC attccttctctccagatATAATGTCACTTGGCACCGTTTGCGAGGGCTAGAACATCCTCTCAGAATTGGAGATGTCCTTATCCTTCCAATCACAGCTTTCTCTCCCGGTGGCGAGAAAGACTTCAGGGCAAAGGGACCTGACTCACCTCAAGCTAATGTTCTTCACAACT TCCGAGGAAGCTGGAAGTCTGACGGGGCGTGA
- a CDS encoding cytochrome c oxidase subunit 6b, variant, with amino-acid sequence MAEDKTFVLQTTGFDARFPNQNQTKHCWQNFVDYHKCVNAKGEEFAPCQQFKKAFRSLCPNDWVGQWNEQIEAGTFPASLKP; translated from the exons GACTTTCGTG CTTCAGACTACTGGCTTTGA CGCCCGATTCCCCAATCAGAACCAGACCAAGCACTG CTGG CAAAACTTTGTTGACTACCACAAGTGTGTCAACGCCAAGGGTGAGGAGTTCGCTCCCTGCCAGCAGTTTAAGAAGGCTTTCCGATCCCTTTGCCCTA aCGATTGG GTCGGCCAGTGGAATGAGCAGATCGAGGCCGGAACTTTCCCCGCTTCTCTCAAGCCTTAG